One window of Quercus robur chromosome 5, dhQueRobu3.1, whole genome shotgun sequence genomic DNA carries:
- the LOC126728417 gene encoding uncharacterized protein LOC126728417 yields the protein MDKSWMEKRRGTREYFEGINQFVEFAAPSARNGKILCPCVKCVNLLIQPLNVAREHCWVSGMLKNYKVWKFHGESAAAMPATECGSSHVQETQNPYGDFHGMLHDLCPPHEIPPEPMEEGPTAQRPGEGPNDDAKKFYKMVDDVDKPLYEGCTKFSIFSAIVLLFQLKTLCGWTNKSFTLLLQVLMDMLPSDTKLPKDHYEGKKIVRDLGLGYEKIHACPNDCMMFWKQNVNLEGKKKATKILRWFPLKPRLQQLFLSPDLASSMKWHVNGRTDDGVMRHPADSDAWKMFDNKHLHFSSDPRNVRLGLAADGFNPLGIMSTNHSTWPVMLVSYNLPPWLCMKRSSLILSLVIPGPTSPGIAIDVYLEPLVEELREL from the exons ATGGACAAAAGTTGGATGGAGAAGCGGAGGGGTACAAGGGAATATTTTGAAGGTATAAACCAATTCGTGGAATTTGCTGCTCCATCTGCGCGCAATGGGAAGATCTTATGTCCTTGTGTGAAATGTGTGAATTTGCTTATACAACCGCTAAATGTGGCACGTGAGCATTGTTGGGTTTCGGGGATgcttaaaaattacaaagtttgGAAATTTCATGGTGAATCAGCGGCTGCTATGCCGGCTACCGAATGTGGGAGCTCTCATGTGCAAGAAACCCAAAATCCATATGGTGATTTCCATGGGATGTTGCACGATTTGTGCCCCCCGCATGAAATCCCACCTGAACCAATGGAAGAAGGTCCAACTGCGCAACGTCCGGGTGAAGGTCCGAATGATGACGCCAAGAAGTTTTACAAGATGGTAGATGATGTAGACAAACCTTTATATGAAGGTTGtacaaaatttagcattttctcAGCCATTGTCCTGTTGTTCCAGTTGAAGACTCTGTGTGGTTGGACAAATAAGTCATTTACTCTGTTGCTTCAAGTCCTGATGGATATGCTTCCTTCAGACACTAAGTTGCCAAAGGACCATTATGAGGGTAAGAAGATAGTTcgagatttgggtttgggttatgagAAGATCCATGCTTGTCCCAATGATTGTATGATGTTTTGGAAGCAAAATGTTAACCTCGAG gggaagaagaaagctacgAAGATCCTACGCTGGTTCCCCTTAAAGCCAAGATTGCAGCAACTATTTCTTTCACCCGATCTGGCTAGTTCTATGAAATGGCATGTTAATGGTCGTACTGATGATGGGGTAATGCGGCATCCTGCTGACTCAGATGCATGGAAAATGTTTGACAATAAGCATTTACACTTCTCATCTGACCCTCGTAATGTCAGACTTGGATTAGCTGCGGATGGGTTCAATCCCCTCGGAATTATGAGTACTAATCACAGTACATGGCCTGTCATGTTGGTCTCGTACAATCTCCCACCTTGGTTGTGCATGAAACGGTCATCTTTGATTCTATCATTAGTTATTCCTGGtcctacctcaccagggattgcTATAGATGTGTACTTGGAACCGTTAGTAGAAGAACTaagggagttatag
- the LOC126728415 gene encoding uncharacterized protein LOC126728415, with protein sequence MDASSKEVFQLHAALMWTINDFPAYADLLGWSTKGELACPSCAVKTESRYLRNGHKFCYMGHRRWLDVDHDFRKDDMSFDGSNDTRLAPEPPVTSDIIVEIEHLLGRCLGRKCQLAYKKRKRREADQSGWKKRSIFFTLSYWEDHKFQHNLDVMHIEKNVMDNMLSTLLNLKDKTKDNYKARLDLADMGIRSELHLQRKSDDQYTIPAACFHMTSSKIDGFLQVLKDVIVPDGYASNISRRVNMKERKISGLKSHDNHILTQQLFPIALRGSLPSHVTRPLIKLACFFREICSKTLTVSDIVTSETKIAVTLCELEKIFPPSFFTVMVHLVMHLATEAKIGGPMHYHWMYLSRLKSYVRNRAAPERSIAEGYIVEECLTFCSRYMEGVETIFNRPTRMIEESTGVVSIMTLNNKEWTQAHRYVLFNSENINRFREMHKRVIEDELRKGHNRNFSDAIIYKHHMKKFCTWFRGHVMSLTGADKEREGVSDTLVALSKWPYIYVKRFKHYVINGLKFRSVNDEVNRKTQNSGVSVATDGGNTYYGILSDIIELNYSDNIKHVLFKCKWVHDQHRRGYRTDEFGFPMVNFTHFIHGGDKMMDEPYVLASQATQVFYVEDKRHKDWYAVVKTKARDVFDAGVGPQREEDDTYSFSKNVPYNISSNEVVSDNLRWARDDLEGMTIDASIIAERDLHGVNNEDEFIDDESDNEDDNKDEYTEDE encoded by the exons ATGGATGCATCTTCAAAAGAAGTATTCCAATTGCATGCAGCATTGATGTGGACCATAAATGATTTTCCTGCATACGCAGATTTGTTAGGTTGGAGTACCAAAGGTGAGTTGGCGTGTCCTTCTTGTGCTGTGAAGACCGAGTCTCGATATTTGAGAAATGGTCACAAATTCTGTTACATGGGACATCGGCGATGGTTGGATGTTGACCACGATTTTCGCAAAGATGATATGTCATTTGATGGATCTAATGATACTCGATTGGCTCCTGAACCACCAGTCACATCTGACATTATTGTGGAAATTGAACATTTACTTGGACGTTGTCTGGGTAGGAAATGTCAACTTGCTtacaaaaaaaggaagagaagggaGGCAGACCAGAGTGGTTGGAAGAAAAGGAGTATATTTTTTACCTTGTCTTATTGGGAGGATCACAAGTTCCAACACAATCTTGATGTGATGCATATAGAGAAGAATGTGATGGACAATATGCTAAGCACACTGTTGAACTTGAAGGATAAAACAAAGGATAATTACAAGGCACGCCTTGACTTGGCGGACATGGGGATAAGGAGTGAACTCCACCTACAACGAAAAAGTGATGATCAGTATACCATACCGGCTGCATGTTTTCATATGACTTCATCGAAGATAGATGGTttcttgcaagttttgaaggacGTAATAGTGCCCGATGGGTACGCTTCCAATATCTCACGCCGTGTGAATATGAAAGAACGCAAGATTTCTGGTTTGAAGAGTCATGATAATCACATATTGACGCAGCAACTTTTTCCCATAGCATTACGTGGGTCTTTGCCATCTCATGTTACTAGGCCTTTGATAAAGTTAGCTTGCTTCTTTAGAGAAATTTGTTCCAAAACCCTTACGGTTTCAGATATTGTGACTAGTGAAACAAAGATTGCAGTGACATTGTGTGAATTGGAAAAGATATTTCCTCCATCCTTCTTTACAGTGATGGTACATTTGGTCATGCACTTAGCTACTGAAGCTAAGATTGGTGGTCCAATGCACTACCATTGGAT GTACCTTTCACGTCTTAAGTCTTACGTACGAAATAGAGCTGCTCCGGAAAGGTCTATTGCTGAAGGATACATAGTAGAGGAGTGCTTAACATTTTGTTCACGGTATATGGAAGGAGTGGAAACTATATTCAATCGACCCACCAGGATGATTGAGGAGTCAACGGGGGTGGTTTCGATCATGACACTAAACAATAAAGAGTGGACCCAAGCTCATCGCTATGTTTTATTCAATTCCGAAAACATCAACCGCTTTCGTGA GATGCACAAAAGAGTGATAGAGGATGAACTTCGAAAAGGCCACAATCGTAACTTTTCCGATGCCATTATATATAAGCACCACATGAAGAAGTTTTGTACTTGGTTTAGGGGTCAC GTGATGTCCCTCACTGGTGCTGATAAGGAAAGGGAGGGAGTTAGTGATACCCTTGTTGCATTGTCTAAATGGCCGTATATTTATGTAAAGCGGTTCAAGCATTATGTAATAAATGGcttaaaatttaggagtgtAAATGATGAGGTAAATAGGAAAACGCAGAATAGTGGAGTTAGTGTCGCTACTGATGGGGGCAATACTTACTatggtattttaagtgatataATCGAGTTGAATTATTCTGACAATATCAAACATGTGTTATTCAAGTGTAAATGGGTTCATGACCAACATAGGAGAGGATATAGGACTGATGAATTTGGGTTTCCTATGGTAAACTTTACACACTTCATACATGGTGGGGATAAAATGATGGATGAACCATACGTCTTGGCATCTCAAGCTACACAAGTTTTTTATGTGGAAGATAAAAGGCACAAGGATTGGTATGCTGTTGTCAAAACTAAAGCTAGGGACGTGTTTGATGCTGGTGTTGGTCCCCAACGTGAGGAGGATGACACATATAGTTTTTCTAAAAATGTTCCCTACAATATAAGTAGTAATGAGGTTGTGAGTGACAACCTTCGTTGGGCTCGAGATGATCTAGAGGGAATGACAATTGATGCCTCCATCATTGCTGAAAGAGATCTTCATGGAGTAAACAATGAAGATGAGTTTATTGACGATGAGTCTGACAATGAAGATGACAACAAGGATGAGTACACCGAGGATGAGTAG